One window of the Oncorhynchus gorbuscha isolate QuinsamMale2020 ecotype Even-year linkage group LG17, OgorEven_v1.0, whole genome shotgun sequence genome contains the following:
- the LOC124002231 gene encoding lecithin retinol acyltransferase-like: MLDSLTFIVEKLSLLSNFKLFEFKWTDRKRNEAGCKERTMHSHAPLSLQRGDLLEVPRTLFTHFGIYLGDNKVAHLIPDIMPVLTNDKMIIKTVITNKRLIMGCLYKCATVRVDTLEDFVYGSNILVNHMDRKCKAQQPFPNEEVAERAEQLVGVMPYSLLWNNCEHFVTYCRYGSAKSQQTEMFCECLKSIIQDQRSVFLSVLLGMIYIVCFGLAPSTTLPTTLISFTLWMAG; the protein is encoded by the exons ATGCTCGACTCGTTGACATTTATCGTCGAGAAGCTATCCCTTCTCTCCAACTTCAAACTTTTCGAGTTTAAATGGACGGATAGGAAACGCAATGAGGCGGGATGCAAAGAGCGCACGATGCACAGTCACGCGCCGTTGTCTCTCCAGAGAGGGGACCTTTTGGAGGTGCCGAGAACTTTGTTCACGCACTTCGGTATCTACTTGGGTGACAACAAAGTCGCTCACCTGATCCCGGATATCATGCCCGTGCTAACCAACGATAAAATGATCATCAAAACAGTTATCACAAATAAGAGACTCATCATGGGTTGCTTGTACAAGTGTGCCACGGTGCGCGTGGACACTTTGGAGGACTTTGTGTATGGCTCAAACATATTGGTGAATCATATGGATAGAAAATGCAAGGCGCAACAACCGTTCCCAAATGAAGAGGTTGCAGAGAGGGCAGAACAACTCGTCGGCGTCATGCCTTACAGTTTACTATGGAATAACTGTGAACATTTTGTTACATACTGCAGATACGGTTCCGCGAAAAGTCAGCAAACGGAAATG TTTTGTGAGTGTCTGAAATCAATCATCCAAGACCAGAGGAGTGTCTTTCTCAGCGTTCTCCTGGGAATGATCTACATCGTCTGCTTTGGCCTCGCACCTTCAACTACATTACCCACAACCCTcatctccttcactctgtggatGGCCGGCTGA